The Salvelinus fontinalis isolate EN_2023a chromosome 31, ASM2944872v1, whole genome shotgun sequence genome has a window encoding:
- the LOC129829382 gene encoding putative beta-lactamase-like 1: protein MKVKWTKLGMVVFLLISLVMTGCFIWQYRMPKLKIGKSQRRISHPMRMCPRFPEPVLLEHPIPALKEALEKIDVVLRLSIHDTTLPALSAIVVFNDSVLWNGNFGRRNGSDPSSPPPNEYTVYRIASLSKIFPTLMLYKLWEEGKVASLDDPIEKYAANFTIKNPLGKRREVVDGKAGSDRDTQPRSPSVTLRRMAGQLSGLPRRLRATNLLWGGDTEAAIDLLQDDVLVADPGTKCHYSNVAFSLLANVLAENFAKSDYESWVSDNILEQLGMEDTGFDITPAIQSQMAVGMYSSGQSAPLYDLGWYRPAGQMYSTAADMAKLAMVLLGAYSRPLLQHDTLKTLLTPLFRCHQGYFANYTGTPWEVNEQLGYEVVRKDGDLDGYATTFSLVPRLKLGLVVLMAGVRPPTMDGDLVNQAYSHLIPAMESAFRNAQRKLSPPPDPTPYVGLFTYQNMTFYEIKASLGGVLVMQQFGPQVDTMILAKYRTIRLDFLQERVFRVVFEGEYPCKLKVNSMSVSLETQDRQLFNFYYFNKKGVSPGFDSPGLNTYKVLRIARRPIFNS, encoded by the exons ATGAAGGTGAAATGGACCAAGTTAGGCATGGTGGTCTTTTTGCTAATATCCTTGGTCATGACGGGATGCTTTATTTGGCAGTACAGGATGCCAAAATTAAAAATAGGTAAGAGTCAAAGGAGAATTTCCCATCCCAT GAGG ATGTGCCCTCGTTTCCCTGAGCCAGTACTCCTGGAACATCCCATCCCTGCACTTAAGGAAGCATTAGAAAAG ATAGATGTTGTCCTAAGGTTAAGTATTCATGACACTACACTACCAGCTCTGTCTGCCATCGTTGTCTTCAACGATTCTGTGTTGTGGAACGGAAACTTTGGCAGAAGGAACGGGAGTGATCCCTCCTCGCCTCCACCCAATGAATACACAGTGTACAG AATTGCTAGTCTCTCAAAGATCTTCCCGACACTGATGCTGTACAAGCTAtgggaggaggggaaggtggcCTCCTTGGATGACCCTATTGAGAAGTATGCAGCAAACTTCACCATCAAGAACCCGCTGGGGAAGCGGCGGGAAGTTGTGGATGGCAAGGCTGGTTCTGACAGAGATACACAGCCACGCTCTCCCTCTGTCACCCTGCGCAGGATGGCCGGTCAGCTCTCTG GGTTACCCAGGCGGCTTCGGGCAACAAATCTACTCTGGGGTGGTGACACAGAGGCTGCTATAGATCTATTACAGGATGATGTCCTAGTGGCAGACCCAGGCACCAA ATGTCACTACAGCAATGTGGCCTTCTCTTTATTGGCTAATGTCTTGGCCGAGAACTTTGCAAAATCCGACTACGAGAGCTGGGTGTCCGACAACATCCTGGAGCAGCTGGGGATGGAGGACACAGGCTTTGATATAACCCCAGCCATTCAGAGCCAGATGGCGGTGGGCATGTACAGCAGCGGCCAATCGGCACCCCTCTACGACCTGGGCTGGTATCGGCCCGCTGGCCAGATGTACTCCACGGCGGCCGACATGGCCAAACTGGCCATGGTGCTTCTGGGGGCCTACAGCCGGCCCCTCCTCCAACATGACACCCTGAAGACCCTGCTGACCCCTCTGTTTCGCTGCCACCAGGGCTACTTCGCCAACTACACCGGCACGCCCTGGGAGGTCAACGAGCAGCTGGGCTACGAGGTGGTTCGTAAGGACGGAGACCTGGACGGCTACGCCACCACCTTCTCCCTGGTTCCCCGACTGAAGCTGGGCCTGGTGGTGCTGATGGCCGGGGTGAGGCCGCCAACAATGGACGGGGATCTGGTCAACCAGGCCTACAGCCACCTCATCCCAGCCATGGAGAGCGCTTTCAGGAATGCACAGCGCAAGCTCTCGCCGCCGCCCGACCCCACGCCCTATGTGGGCCTCTTCACCTACCAGAACATGACCTTCTATGAGATAAAGGCGAGTTTGGGCGGGGTGCTGGtcatgcagcagtttgggccccAGGTGGACACCATGATACTGGCCAAGTACAGGACTATCAGGCTGGACTTCCTGCAGGAGAGGGTGTTCAGGGTGGTGTTCGAGGGGGAGTACCCCTGCAAACTGAAGGTCAACAGCATGTCAGTGTCTCTGGAGACCCAGGACAGGCAACTCTTTAACTTCTATTATTTCAACAAGAAGGGCGTGTCGCCTGGATTCGACTCTCCTGGGCTCAACACTTACAAAGTGCTCCGGATAGCTCGACGGCCAATCTTCAACAGTTAA